Proteins encoded within one genomic window of Nordella sp. HKS 07:
- a CDS encoding sugar ABC transporter substrate-binding protein → MRKLLLTAAVLGLTATAPALAEEDAAAKAVEAAKQFGGSTITVVAEAGLQALLDTQHTGPEWEKLTGIKVKVVELPFEEIYPKTILEKQAGTGGYDVLLISPAWLADMVANGAAEPLDPYIEKYGVKSEFDDINPAFKDWMSYNGKIYGLVVDGDVLVTYYRKDLFADQQNQKAFKEKYGYDLAVPKSYKEFGDIACFLTEKYKPDMYGAGVINTGYTHFFFSERFRNYGGRFFDPETMKATVNSEAGLKALTEMVEQNKCMSPGIETWGFAENLSAMNAGEIAMTISWPPVGRWAQGINIDDKALSWVPKTTVADKVGYAINPGGHPQLASGFLSGVSPDSKNKDAAYLYAQWMHSKSQSLNNVMLPVGLRDPYRISHYESAQYQNLWPGAKDYLKVLKDGAASGYADISVIETFKYQDAISRAVNAAIGGEEPQAALDALAAEFDQITEAIGVDKQREAYKVWAAKPSAYRE, encoded by the coding sequence ATGAGGAAGTTGTTACTGACTGCCGCGGTTCTGGGCCTCACTGCAACGGCGCCGGCCCTTGCCGAGGAGGATGCAGCCGCCAAGGCTGTCGAAGCGGCGAAACAGTTCGGCGGCTCGACCATCACGGTGGTCGCCGAAGCCGGTCTCCAGGCATTGCTCGATACCCAGCATACCGGCCCCGAATGGGAAAAACTTACGGGCATCAAAGTGAAGGTAGTTGAGCTGCCTTTCGAAGAGATCTACCCCAAAACCATCCTTGAAAAGCAGGCGGGCACCGGCGGTTATGATGTCTTGCTCATCTCGCCTGCCTGGCTTGCCGACATGGTGGCAAACGGCGCCGCCGAACCACTCGACCCCTATATCGAAAAGTATGGAGTGAAGAGCGAATTCGACGACATCAATCCCGCCTTCAAGGACTGGATGTCCTACAACGGCAAGATCTATGGCCTCGTCGTCGATGGCGACGTACTGGTTACCTACTACCGAAAGGATCTCTTCGCTGATCAGCAGAACCAGAAGGCCTTCAAGGAGAAATATGGCTACGACCTGGCGGTACCGAAGAGCTATAAGGAGTTCGGTGACATCGCCTGTTTCCTTACCGAAAAGTACAAGCCGGACATGTATGGCGCAGGCGTCATCAACACCGGCTATACGCACTTCTTCTTCTCGGAACGATTCCGCAACTATGGCGGCCGCTTTTTCGACCCCGAGACGATGAAGGCGACCGTCAACAGCGAGGCGGGATTGAAGGCGCTCACCGAAATGGTCGAACAGAACAAGTGCATGTCTCCCGGTATCGAGACCTGGGGCTTTGCAGAAAACCTGTCGGCGATGAATGCAGGCGAGATCGCCATGACAATCTCCTGGCCACCGGTCGGACGCTGGGCGCAGGGCATAAACATCGACGATAAAGCACTCTCCTGGGTGCCGAAGACCACTGTGGCCGACAAAGTTGGCTATGCCATCAATCCCGGCGGCCATCCGCAGTTGGCCTCGGGTTTCCTCTCGGGCGTCTCGCCCGACAGCAAGAACAAGGACGCCGCTTATCTTTATGCGCAGTGGATGCACTCGAAATCGCAGAGCCTGAACAACGTCATGCTCCCGGTAGGCCTGCGCGATCCCTACCGCATTTCGCACTACGAGTCGGCGCAATATCAGAATCTCTGGCCAGGCGCGAAGGATTATCTGAAAGTACTGAAGGACGGCGCGGCATCGGGCTATGCGGATATTTCGGTGATCGAAACCTTCAAATATCAGGATGCCATTTCGCGCGCGGTTAACGCGGCGATCGGCGGGGAGGAGCCGCAGGCGGCCCTCGACGCTTTGGCAGCGGAGTTCGACCAGATCACCGAAGCGATCGGGGTCGACAAGCAGCGCGAGGCCTACAAGGTCTGGGCTGCGAAGCCTTCAGCCTATCGCGAATGA
- the pcaC gene encoding 4-carboxymuconolactone decarboxylase yields the protein MPDQTKRPDRFARGMKTRRAVLGDAHVDGAEAKQTDFDAPFQALITEGAWGSVWSRPDWDKRQRSIVTIALLAALGHDEELAMHVRATRNTGATKEDLREAMMHVAIYAGVPAANRAIKIIKACFAEQRNMRK from the coding sequence TTGCCTGACCAGACGAAACGACCGGACCGGTTTGCCCGCGGCATGAAAACGCGCCGCGCGGTCCTGGGTGATGCGCATGTCGATGGCGCCGAGGCGAAGCAGACCGATTTCGACGCCCCCTTCCAGGCCCTGATCACCGAGGGCGCCTGGGGATCGGTCTGGTCGCGCCCTGACTGGGACAAGCGGCAGCGCTCGATCGTGACCATCGCGCTGCTCGCCGCTCTCGGCCATGACGAGGAGCTCGCCATGCATGTGCGCGCGACGCGCAACACCGGTGCCACCAAGGAGGACCTGCGCGAAGCCATGATGCATGTCGCGATCTATGCCGGCGTTCCGGCGGCGAACCGCGCCATCAAGATCATCAAGGCGTGCTTTGCGGAGCAACGGAACATGCGGAAATGA
- the pobA gene encoding 4-hydroxybenzoate 3-monooxygenase — protein MGKRTQVAIIGSGPAGLLLGQLLHRAGIDTIIVERRSRDYILGRIRAGVLEQGTVALIDEAGCGERLHREGLIHTGIDLAFAGERHRIDFANLTGGKGVTIYGQTEVTRDLMDARLAADAPTIYEAERVWPADFDCSKPVLHYLHEGTERRIACDFIAGCDGFHGVSRASVSEDKITVFERAYPFGWLGLLADVPPVSDELVYVNHERGFALCSMRSRTRSRYYLQCHASERPEDWPDETFWAELRRRLDEATAARLTTGAAIEKSVAPLRSFVAEPMRFGRLLLAGDAAHIVPPTGAKGLNLAASDVHYLSQALIDHYRTGSEKGLETYSARALARVWKAERFSWWMTSLLHRFPDTGPFGRRMQLAELDYLVGSRAAMTALAENYVGLPY, from the coding sequence ATGGGCAAGAGAACACAGGTGGCAATCATCGGCTCCGGACCAGCGGGGCTGTTGCTGGGGCAGCTGCTTCATCGTGCCGGGATCGACACGATCATCGTCGAGCGCCGTAGCCGCGATTACATCCTGGGCCGTATCCGCGCCGGTGTTCTCGAACAGGGAACGGTGGCGCTGATCGATGAGGCAGGTTGTGGTGAGCGGTTGCATCGCGAGGGATTGATCCACACCGGCATCGACCTTGCTTTCGCGGGCGAACGTCATCGCATCGACTTCGCAAACCTGACCGGCGGCAAGGGTGTCACTATCTATGGGCAGACCGAGGTGACTCGCGACCTGATGGATGCGCGGCTCGCCGCCGATGCGCCCACCATCTACGAGGCAGAGAGAGTCTGGCCGGCAGATTTCGATTGTAGCAAGCCGGTCTTGCATTATCTGCACGAGGGCACCGAACGGCGCATTGCGTGCGACTTCATCGCCGGTTGCGACGGCTTTCATGGTGTCAGCCGGGCGAGCGTGTCTGAGGATAAAATCACCGTCTTCGAACGGGCCTACCCCTTCGGTTGGCTGGGCCTTCTGGCCGACGTCCCGCCGGTGTCGGACGAGCTCGTCTATGTCAATCACGAGCGCGGCTTTGCGCTCTGTTCCATGCGCTCGCGCACGCGCAGCCGCTACTATTTGCAATGCCATGCCTCAGAGCGTCCAGAGGACTGGCCGGATGAGACATTCTGGGCCGAGCTGCGGCGGAGACTGGACGAAGCGACCGCGGCGCGATTGACGACCGGAGCCGCGATTGAAAAGAGTGTCGCACCCTTGCGCAGCTTCGTCGCCGAGCCCATGCGCTTTGGCCGCCTGCTGCTCGCCGGCGATGCCGCTCATATCGTGCCACCGACGGGCGCGAAGGGTCTCAATCTCGCCGCCAGCGACGTACATTATCTGTCGCAGGCACTGATCGACCACTACCGAACAGGTTCCGAGAAGGGCCTCGAAACATATTCGGCAAGGGCGTTGGCGCGCGTCTGGAAAGCGGAACGCTTCTCCTGGTGGATGACTTCGTTGCTTCACCGCTTCCCGGATACAGGCCCCTTCGGCCGCAGGATGCAGCTGGCGGAACTCGACTATCTTGTCGGCTCCCGTGCTGCCATGACCGCTTTGGCCGAGAACTATGTCGGACTGCCCTATTAG
- a CDS encoding FCD domain-containing protein, whose amino-acid sequence MNIPRIQAGRRKRSHEIAELIEAAIASGEFEVGTKLPSEKELAERYGVGRPSVREALFLLQQQGFVDVTSGARAQVTAPNAKFLSDQLAALVKRTAARDQGQNYMEQTRLLFEAGVAWQAAQCATGEDIERLKRALDANTAAMGDTAEFIRTDVAFHYELTVITRNPVFSAVHDILVQWLIDQRTTTIHMPDADRLSVRDHTAIYEAVAAHDPMRAFHEMTSHLRLISQLYTESKRLHHEIMRNVARDVAARIDREKEAMWSGLRGPAEPAGKRLRKRRARP is encoded by the coding sequence ATGAACATACCCCGCATTCAGGCAGGCCGTCGCAAGCGTTCGCACGAAATCGCCGAGCTCATCGAAGCCGCCATCGCCTCCGGCGAGTTCGAAGTGGGAACCAAGCTGCCGTCGGAAAAGGAACTGGCAGAGCGCTATGGTGTCGGCCGGCCGTCGGTGCGGGAGGCACTGTTCCTCTTGCAGCAGCAGGGTTTCGTCGATGTTACGAGTGGCGCACGTGCCCAGGTCACTGCTCCCAACGCCAAATTCCTCTCCGACCAACTCGCCGCTCTCGTCAAGCGCACCGCCGCGCGCGACCAGGGTCAGAATTATATGGAACAGACACGCCTGCTCTTCGAAGCCGGTGTTGCCTGGCAGGCGGCGCAGTGTGCCACAGGTGAAGATATCGAACGCCTCAAGCGGGCACTCGACGCCAACACCGCCGCCATGGGCGATACGGCAGAATTCATTCGCACTGACGTGGCTTTCCATTATGAGCTCACGGTCATTACTCGCAATCCCGTGTTCTCTGCAGTGCATGACATTCTGGTGCAGTGGTTGATCGATCAGCGCACCACGACGATCCATATGCCGGATGCCGACCGGCTCTCAGTGCGCGATCACACGGCGATCTATGAGGCGGTTGCGGCACATGATCCAATGCGCGCCTTCCACGAGATGACGAGCCACTTGAGGCTCATCAGCCAACTCTATACCGAATCCAAGCGGCTGCATCACGAGATCATGCGAAATGTGGCACGCGACGTCGCCGCGCGTATCGACCGGGAGAAGGAGGCCATGTGGTCGGGTCTAAGAGGTCCGGCCGAGCCGGCCGGGAAGAGACTCAGAAAGCGGAGGGCTAGGCCATGA
- the pcaH gene encoding protocatechuate 3,4-dioxygenase subunit beta, whose product MIELVEFIRRDRAWHPPADTPRYNSTSLRAPHRKLLSLPQSIGELSGPVFGHDKLDPLDADLIRNYASDGEAIGERILVHGKVMDETGRPVPHTLIEIWQANAGGRYRHVRDNYMAALDRNFGGCGRCLTDAEGHYSFRTIKPGPYPWRNNGSDWRPAHIHLSLFGHAFVQRLVTQLYFEGDPLIQRCAIVNTIRDPAAIDQLTAKLDMDNMVPFDSLVYRFDIVLRGRQATYFENRPEGS is encoded by the coding sequence ATGATCGAGCTCGTCGAATTCATCAGGCGCGATCGCGCCTGGCACCCACCTGCCGACACGCCCCGCTACAATTCGACGTCGCTGCGCGCGCCACATCGCAAGCTGCTTTCGTTGCCGCAGTCCATCGGGGAGTTGAGCGGCCCGGTGTTCGGACACGACAAGCTCGACCCGCTCGATGCCGACTTGATCCGCAACTACGCGAGCGACGGCGAGGCGATCGGCGAGCGCATCCTTGTCCATGGCAAGGTCATGGACGAGACAGGTCGGCCGGTGCCCCATACCCTGATCGAGATCTGGCAAGCCAATGCCGGCGGCCGCTACCGCCATGTGCGCGACAACTACATGGCGGCCCTCGATCGCAATTTCGGCGGCTGCGGCCGTTGCCTCACTGATGCGGAGGGTCATTATTCTTTCCGCACCATCAAGCCGGGGCCCTATCCGTGGCGCAACAACGGTTCCGACTGGCGGCCGGCCCATATCCACCTTTCCCTGTTTGGCCATGCCTTCGTGCAGCGGCTCGTGACCCAGCTCTATTTCGAAGGCGACCCGCTCATTCAGCGCTGCGCGATCGTCAACACGATCCGTGATCCCGCAGCCATCGACCAGCTCACCGCCAAGCTTGACATGGACAACATGGTGCCCTTCGACAGTCTGGTTTACCGTTTCGATATCGTGCTGCGTGGCCGACAGGCGACCTACTTCGAGAACCGGCCGGAGGGCAGCTGA
- the pcaG gene encoding protocatechuate 3,4-dioxygenase subunit alpha, which translates to MSRPHLKETPSQTAGPFVHIGTVPASAGLKTRSNEHSNILAGAETPGERIIIEGLIRDGAGAPVTDAMIEIWQADREGRYGSPTFSGWGRAVADFETGLFRFETIKPGVVPFRDGRPQAPHVAFSIFARGINIHLQTRMYFPEETVANAADPALEAVGQSALIETLIARREERGNEMVYRNYACQWQEPGQAPFHRRAGCHWGNYCPAR; encoded by the coding sequence ATGTCGCGCCCTCATCTGAAGGAAACGCCGTCACAGACCGCGGGTCCTTTCGTCCATATCGGAACCGTTCCGGCTTCGGCCGGTCTCAAGACCCGCAGCAATGAACATTCGAATATTCTGGCCGGGGCCGAGACACCTGGCGAACGCATCATCATCGAAGGCCTCATCCGTGATGGCGCCGGCGCGCCGGTCACCGATGCCATGATCGAGATCTGGCAGGCCGATCGCGAAGGCCGCTATGGATCCCCTACTTTCTCCGGCTGGGGACGCGCTGTTGCCGATTTCGAGACCGGCCTCTTTCGTTTCGAAACCATCAAGCCGGGAGTCGTGCCGTTCCGCGACGGCCGTCCTCAGGCACCGCATGTCGCTTTCTCGATCTTCGCGCGCGGCATCAACATTCATTTGCAAACCCGCATGTATTTCCCCGAGGAAACGGTGGCGAATGCAGCTGATCCGGCGCTCGAGGCCGTAGGCCAGTCCGCTTTGATCGAGACCCTGATCGCCCGCAGAGAGGAGAGAGGAAACGAGATGGTCTATCGCAATTATGCCTGTCAGTGGCAAGAGCCGGGTCAGGCTCCATTCCATCGGAGAGCCGGCTGTCATTGGGGGAATTACTGTCCAGCACGGTGA
- the pcaD gene encoding 3-oxoadipate enol-lactonase, which yields MPFGWFNDLVLHFEDEGPANAPALVFVNSLGTDLRIWDKIAAQLRVEWRILRYDLRGHGLSDTPSAPYAIDDHIGDLAALMDARGVKAALVVGLSVGGLIALALASRRPDLARALVLSDTAHKIGTGEMWDARILAVRQGGMAAIAQSILVRWFAVEYPVNRPADFAGYRNMLIRTPVEGYIGTCATLRDADLTAVASELALPALCLAGAEDGATPPDLVRSLAALLPGARFEMIPGAGHLPCVEQPEIMAKHISAFAREAVFA from the coding sequence ATGCCGTTTGGCTGGTTCAACGACCTGGTCTTGCATTTCGAGGACGAAGGCCCTGCCAACGCTCCCGCTCTCGTTTTCGTCAATTCGCTGGGAACCGACTTACGAATCTGGGACAAAATAGCGGCGCAGCTTCGCGTCGAATGGCGCATCCTGCGCTACGACCTGCGCGGCCACGGCTTGTCAGACACACCATCAGCGCCCTATGCGATTGACGATCATATCGGCGACCTTGCGGCGCTCATGGATGCTCGGGGGGTAAAAGCTGCTCTCGTCGTTGGGCTGTCGGTCGGCGGGCTGATCGCCCTGGCGCTGGCAAGCAGGCGCCCTGATCTGGCGCGGGCCCTCGTGCTGAGCGACACGGCGCACAAGATCGGCACAGGGGAGATGTGGGATGCACGCATCTTGGCGGTCCGGCAGGGCGGCATGGCCGCCATTGCCCAGTCAATCTTGGTGCGCTGGTTTGCGGTGGAATACCCTGTGAACAGGCCGGCTGATTTCGCCGGCTATCGCAACATGCTGATCCGCACGCCGGTCGAGGGCTATATCGGCACCTGCGCGACTTTGCGCGATGCGGACTTGACTGCCGTCGCGAGCGAGCTTGCTCTGCCGGCGCTCTGTCTGGCCGGGGCCGAGGATGGCGCCACACCGCCCGATCTGGTGCGATCCCTCGCCGCACTTTTGCCGGGAGCGCGCTTCGAAATGATTCCAGGCGCCGGTCATCTGCCTTGTGTGGAGCAACCTGAGATCATGGCCAAACACATTTCGGCATTTGCCAGGGAGGCGGTCTTTGCCTGA
- a CDS encoding carbohydrate ABC transporter permease codes for MSAAAATQTKAGRPFWAGRRGAGLLFVGPAVFVMLLVGLFPFLWSVVVSFQDITGSNPNGDWVGLANYKKLVADTRVWAALGRTLLLLAVALPLELILGMLLALHFQAERPFKRLFVALLVLPAVVSPMVAGSMWRLMFDHKFGPFNQIIGWIAGEPIVLLWTVKPHLAYWAILIAEVWQWTPFMFIILLAALANVEREQLEAAEIDGAGRFRVFFRIVLPAIMPVLSIAVLLRALDLFRIFDAVWQLTRGGPGTKTETLSIFMFIRGFQSFETSYTAALVVVLLILLSATVVFALKRMEIAR; via the coding sequence ATGAGCGCTGCCGCAGCCACGCAGACGAAGGCCGGCCGGCCCTTCTGGGCCGGCCGGCGCGGCGCAGGCCTGCTGTTCGTCGGACCCGCCGTCTTTGTCATGCTCCTTGTCGGGTTATTCCCGTTTCTGTGGTCGGTTGTCGTCAGCTTCCAGGATATCACCGGCTCAAACCCAAACGGCGACTGGGTTGGCCTCGCGAATTACAAGAAGCTGGTAGCCGATACGCGCGTCTGGGCCGCCCTCGGCCGCACGCTCCTGCTCCTTGCCGTGGCCCTGCCCCTCGAATTGATACTCGGCATGCTGCTTGCGCTCCATTTTCAGGCCGAGCGCCCTTTCAAACGCCTCTTCGTGGCGCTTCTGGTGCTCCCCGCCGTCGTCTCGCCCATGGTAGCGGGCTCGATGTGGCGGCTCATGTTCGACCACAAGTTCGGTCCCTTCAACCAGATCATCGGCTGGATCGCCGGGGAACCGATAGTGCTCCTATGGACGGTGAAGCCGCATCTCGCATACTGGGCAATCCTCATTGCCGAGGTCTGGCAATGGACGCCCTTCATGTTCATCATTCTTCTGGCGGCCCTCGCCAATGTCGAACGCGAGCAGCTTGAGGCTGCCGAAATCGATGGCGCCGGCCGCTTCCGCGTGTTTTTCCGCATCGTGCTCCCGGCGATCATGCCGGTCTTGAGCATCGCCGTGCTCCTGCGCGCGCTCGACCTCTTCCGAATCTTCGATGCGGTCTGGCAACTCACCCGCGGCGGGCCCGGCACTAAGACAGAGACGCTTTCGATATTCATGTTTATCCGTGGATTTCAGAGTTTCGAGACAAGCTACACCGCAGCCCTCGTCGTCGTCCTGCTCATCCTGCTGTCGGCCACCGTCGTGTTCGCCTTGAAACGCATGGAGATCGCGCGGTGA
- a CDS encoding D-amino acid dehydrogenase, which yields MTILVLGSGAVGVATAWYLNKAGQDVEVVERQPEAALETSWGNGGVIHASEVEPWSQPGMPRKIIGWLGKESAPLLLRYGAIPHMWRWGLDFSRNCTPEKFRTNAAANLNLALHSLKSLQEIASEAGITYDRATRGVLKIYRSIASLDSAQRSSDFLAQHGLLYERVDVERCVALEPALRETQATLAGALYFARDEVGDCHKFTQGLATACAKRGVRFRYGETVQSVETAGGHVVGVVTDKGRLSADTVVVAMGSFTSPLLAKLGIRIPIYPVKGISITFPRGAWNSAPQMPVIDDSKLFGLVPIGDRMRISGSAEISGYDTIPATSRAAAIVENASFTFPEMKRHLDLSKARVWAGLRPVSPAGTPIIGRTRVRGLWVNAGHGHLGWTLACGSGRVAADLITGRNPGIQVPAPQGAVIATAA from the coding sequence ATGACAATCCTGGTTTTGGGCTCCGGGGCCGTGGGAGTGGCAACCGCCTGGTACTTGAACAAGGCCGGCCAGGACGTCGAGGTCGTCGAACGTCAGCCGGAAGCGGCGCTCGAGACTAGCTGGGGAAATGGTGGCGTCATCCACGCAAGCGAAGTGGAGCCGTGGTCGCAGCCGGGCATGCCCCGGAAGATCATCGGTTGGCTCGGCAAGGAGAGTGCGCCGCTTCTGTTGCGCTACGGTGCCATACCGCATATGTGGCGCTGGGGCCTCGATTTTTCACGCAACTGCACTCCTGAGAAATTTCGCACCAATGCTGCGGCGAATCTCAATCTGGCGCTGCATTCGCTAAAGTCGTTGCAGGAAATAGCTTCTGAGGCCGGCATCACGTATGACCGCGCAACGCGCGGCGTATTGAAGATCTACCGTTCTATCGCCTCTCTGGATAGCGCACAGCGTTCCAGCGACTTCCTGGCGCAGCATGGCCTCCTTTATGAGCGCGTCGATGTTGAACGCTGCGTAGCGCTGGAACCGGCCCTGCGGGAGACCCAGGCGACGCTTGCCGGTGCGCTCTACTTCGCCCGGGACGAAGTGGGTGACTGCCACAAATTCACACAAGGTCTCGCTACGGCTTGCGCCAAGCGAGGAGTGCGCTTCCGCTATGGCGAGACAGTTCAATCGGTCGAGACGGCGGGCGGACATGTCGTCGGCGTCGTCACGGACAAGGGTCGACTTTCGGCCGATACGGTGGTCGTCGCGATGGGGAGTTTCACCTCGCCGCTCCTGGCCAAGCTCGGCATCCGAATTCCGATCTATCCGGTGAAAGGCATTTCGATCACTTTTCCACGCGGCGCCTGGAACAGCGCGCCTCAGATGCCGGTTATCGACGACAGTAAACTTTTTGGCCTCGTTCCCATCGGCGATCGCATGCGGATTTCAGGCTCGGCCGAGATCAGCGGCTACGACACAATTCCCGCAACATCGCGCGCCGCGGCGATTGTAGAGAATGCAAGCTTCACTTTCCCGGAAATGAAACGGCATCTCGATCTTTCCAAGGCGCGCGTCTGGGCCGGCCTGCGTCCCGTGAGTCCGGCCGGCACACCGATCATCGGGCGCACCCGCGTGCGGGGCCTCTGGGTCAATGCGGGCCACGGGCATCTCGGCTGGACGCTCGCTTGCGGTTCGGGCAGAGTCGCGGCCGACCTCATCACCGGCCGCAATCCGGGTATTCAAGTTCCGGCGCCGCAAGGCGCCGTAATTGCCACGGCGGCATGA
- a CDS encoding ABC transporter ATP-binding protein — protein sequence MSDLKITGLHKHYGSVHAVKGIDLEVPSGELTVLVGPSGCGKSTLLRCIAGLEEVDNGAIEIGNKDVTWARPRDRDIAMVFQSYALYPYMSVYENIAFGLRARSAATADIDRRVKRAAEMLGIGALMQRRPRELSGGQRQRVAIGRAIVRDARLFLFDEPLSNLDAQLRDEMRAEIKRLHQELKHTMIYVTHDQVEAMTLADRIVLLRDGVIEQQGSPLDLFERPTNRFTAGFLGSPKMNFLNATLSDRQAKLEDGTSLPLPDLPEAPDGAAIVLGIRPQHIARAGISDVAGQAQIPVVIELVQVTGTRALITFSLGHRIMVADLELGGDCKPGKRININLDMNRVIILDPRTERTIYPTARSQGVAG from the coding sequence ATGTCGGATCTCAAGATCACCGGCCTTCACAAACACTACGGATCGGTTCATGCGGTCAAGGGCATCGATCTTGAAGTCCCCTCTGGCGAACTTACCGTGCTTGTCGGACCTTCCGGCTGCGGCAAGTCCACGCTGCTACGCTGCATCGCCGGGTTGGAAGAGGTGGATAATGGCGCAATCGAAATCGGCAACAAGGACGTCACCTGGGCACGACCGCGCGACCGCGACATCGCAATGGTGTTCCAGAGCTACGCGCTCTATCCCTACATGAGCGTCTACGAGAATATCGCCTTCGGCCTGCGCGCCCGTAGCGCGGCGACGGCCGATATTGACCGACGGGTGAAGCGGGCCGCGGAGATGCTGGGCATCGGCGCACTGATGCAGCGCCGCCCGCGCGAGCTATCGGGTGGCCAGCGCCAGCGTGTCGCCATCGGCCGGGCCATCGTGCGTGACGCAAGGCTGTTCCTTTTCGATGAGCCCCTCTCCAATCTCGACGCGCAGCTGCGTGACGAGATGCGAGCCGAGATCAAGCGCCTTCATCAGGAACTGAAGCACACGATGATCTATGTCACCCACGACCAGGTCGAGGCGATGACGCTGGCCGACCGAATTGTGCTCCTCCGCGACGGCGTGATCGAACAGCAGGGTTCACCCCTCGACCTTTTCGAACGCCCGACCAATCGTTTCACCGCGGGTTTCCTCGGAAGCCCCAAAATGAACTTTCTCAATGCAACGCTATCAGACCGACAAGCGAAACTGGAAGACGGTACGTCCCTTCCCCTTCCAGATCTGCCCGAGGCGCCTGATGGCGCTGCCATCGTCCTCGGAATCCGCCCTCAACACATTGCCCGTGCCGGTATTTCCGACGTCGCCGGACAAGCTCAAATACCTGTCGTGATCGAACTCGTTCAGGTTACCGGAACCCGCGCGCTCATTACATTCTCGCTCGGTCACCGCATCATGGTCGCCGATCTTGAACTGGGTGGCGACTGCAAGCCAGGAAAGAGGATTAATATCAATCTCGACATGAACCGCGTAATCATTCTCGATCCCCGGACCGAGCGTACCATTTATCCAACTGCACGATCCCAAGGAGTAGCAGGCTGA
- a CDS encoding carbohydrate ABC transporter permease produces the protein MKKRATREGIVWYAISILILVVMLFPIYWMFMVSLKLPEEIFKSPPVWFPSKPQFGNFAVLFTEGDVWSLWNSLVIAGVSTLIAMAVGTLCAYAMVRFKTGGDNLAIWILSQRMLPPIAVVFPIFLAYAVFGLSDSYPGLILLYTAFALPYVVWMMRGYLEDVPVELEEAALVDGYSHLSVLWRVTVPMARNGIIATAIFAFVFSWNEFLFALVLTRTEVITFTVQISQYFGSQSTFWAKIAAMSVLGTLPVFIAVTLLQRYVVRGISLGAVKG, from the coding sequence GTGAAGAAGCGTGCAACCCGCGAGGGCATTGTCTGGTACGCCATTTCGATTCTCATCCTCGTCGTGATGCTGTTCCCTATCTACTGGATGTTCATGGTGTCGCTCAAACTGCCGGAGGAGATTTTCAAGTCGCCACCGGTGTGGTTTCCGAGCAAACCGCAATTCGGTAACTTCGCCGTACTTTTCACCGAGGGCGATGTATGGTCACTCTGGAACAGCCTCGTCATAGCGGGGGTATCCACGCTCATCGCCATGGCAGTCGGCACGCTCTGCGCCTATGCAATGGTCCGCTTCAAGACCGGGGGCGACAATCTGGCGATCTGGATCCTCTCTCAGCGCATGCTGCCGCCGATCGCGGTCGTCTTCCCCATCTTCCTCGCTTACGCCGTCTTTGGCCTTTCTGACAGCTATCCCGGCCTGATTTTGCTCTATACCGCCTTCGCGCTTCCCTATGTCGTGTGGATGATGCGCGGTTATCTCGAGGACGTGCCCGTGGAACTGGAAGAGGCAGCCCTGGTCGACGGCTACTCGCATCTGAGCGTGCTTTGGAGGGTGACCGTGCCGATGGCTCGCAATGGGATCATCGCCACCGCGATATTCGCCTTCGTCTTCTCCTGGAACGAGTTTCTCTTCGCACTTGTGCTCACCCGCACCGAGGTCATTACCTTCACGGTACAAATCAGCCAGTATTTCGGGTCACAGTCTACTTTCTGGGCCAAGATCGCCGCCATGTCGGTGCTCGGGACGCTTCCCGTTTTCATCGCTGTCACGCTGCTTCAACGCTATGTCGTACGTGGCATTTCGCTCGGCGCCGTCAAGGGATAA